A genome region from Roseovarius sp. THAF27 includes the following:
- a CDS encoding DUF305 domain-containing protein: MSYWRFAAMIATSTVVMFGLMYLNTYLISHVFWSETRAYMALLMGATMAFIMLAFMLSMYSRKAINTAIFAGAAIAFAGSLWLVRSQATVGDTSFMRAMIPHHSIAIMTSSRANISDPRVRKLADEIIYAQDKEIAEMRYLINEMEASGDVSEPEKPVSPRIVNLDEALSTANIAVLDPGFLTEEEIAQLLPNGAACTFNYTTGSPASLALGEVNGEAVGLVKLSGDLVRIDQGAAGELGTEGLAILLTAAEDGAALDSVGSKPVEATMTLELDAGLYAGYRGFYSCGG, from the coding sequence ATGTCATATTGGAGATTTGCAGCCATGATTGCGACCTCCACGGTTGTAATGTTCGGACTTATGTATTTGAATACTTACCTCATTTCCCACGTTTTCTGGTCCGAAACCCGGGCTTACATGGCACTGCTGATGGGCGCGACGATGGCGTTCATTATGCTGGCCTTCATGCTCTCGATGTATTCACGCAAGGCGATCAATACGGCGATTTTCGCGGGAGCTGCCATCGCTTTCGCCGGGTCGCTCTGGCTCGTGCGCAGCCAGGCGACGGTTGGCGATACCAGTTTCATGCGCGCGATGATCCCGCACCATTCGATCGCGATCATGACGTCGAGCAGGGCCAACATCTCCGATCCCCGGGTGCGCAAGCTGGCGGACGAGATTATCTATGCGCAGGACAAGGAAATCGCTGAAATGCGCTATCTCATCAACGAGATGGAGGCCTCGGGTGACGTATCCGAGCCTGAGAAACCCGTGAGCCCTCGCATCGTGAACCTCGACGAAGCCCTTTCTACCGCGAACATAGCCGTGCTCGATCCCGGTTTCCTGACCGAGGAGGAGATCGCTCAGCTTCTGCCCAATGGCGCGGCCTGCACCTTCAACTACACCACTGGCAGTCCGGCTTCTCTGGCACTTGGCGAAGTGAATGGTGAGGCCGTCGGGCTGGTCAAGCTGAGCGGCGACCTCGTGCGGATCGACCAAGGTGCGGCCGGGGAACTAGGCACCGAGGGTCTGGCGATCCTTCTCACCGCCGCCGAGGACGGAGCGGCGCTTGACTCGGTGGGCAGCAAGCCGGTCGAGGCGACGATGACGCTGGAGCTCGACGCCGGTCTCTACGCCGGCTACCGCGGCTTCTACAGCTGCGGGGGCTGA
- a CDS encoding cytochrome c has protein sequence MNKTVLAILAFFVLGGAVVYWKIAQQPQQGMGHSMVPPDTSDLESGAPMVEVSLPAELSDQAQMGKRAYEATCAECHGKNAAGQNGVAPPLVHKIYEPNHHSDMAFVMAAKNGVRAHHWKFGNMPPVEGLTDGDVKLIARYVRELQRENGIN, from the coding sequence ATGAACAAGACAGTTCTAGCCATTCTGGCCTTCTTCGTGTTGGGCGGCGCGGTAGTCTACTGGAAAATCGCGCAGCAACCCCAGCAGGGGATGGGCCATTCGATGGTACCTCCCGACACCAGTGATCTGGAATCGGGCGCCCCCATGGTCGAAGTTTCGCTGCCGGCGGAGCTTTCGGACCAGGCGCAGATGGGCAAGCGGGCCTACGAGGCGACATGTGCGGAATGTCACGGCAAGAACGCCGCAGGCCAGAACGGGGTCGCACCACCACTCGTGCACAAGATCTACGAACCGAACCACCATTCCGACATGGCGTTCGTGATGGCCGCGAAAAACGGTGTGCGCGCGCATCACTGGAAATTCGGAAACATGCCACCGGTCGAAGGTTTGACCGATGGCGACGTCAAGTTGATCGCACGCTATGTACGTGAATTGCAAAGGGAGAACGGGATCAACTGA
- a CDS encoding multicopper oxidase domain-containing protein, which translates to MIGLDDARTVRLDMQGGAMGTLDSAFLNGEKKSFRELVVANQFWSFNGTIGMTDAPLVDVAKGETVKLQIYNDTSFPHAMHLHGLHFREIGEDGGLGPLRDTILMFGGQTHTIGFVADNPGDWLFHCHMLSHAASGMMTWMKVT; encoded by the coding sequence GTGATCGGCCTCGATGACGCCAGGACCGTGCGGCTCGACATGCAGGGCGGCGCAATGGGCACGCTCGACAGCGCGTTTCTGAATGGCGAGAAGAAAAGCTTTCGCGAGTTGGTGGTCGCCAACCAGTTCTGGTCGTTCAATGGAACGATCGGCATGACCGATGCGCCGCTCGTAGATGTCGCGAAGGGCGAAACGGTCAAGCTGCAGATCTACAACGACACGTCCTTTCCCCACGCGATGCACCTGCATGGGCTGCATTTCCGCGAGATCGGCGAGGATGGCGGGCTCGGTCCCTTGCGCGACACGATCCTGATGTTCGGCGGCCAGACCCACACGATCGGTTTCGTGGCCGACAATCCCGGCGACTGGCTGTTTCACTGCCACATGCTCAGCCACGCGGCCTCGGGCATGATGACCTGGATGAAGGTGACATGA
- a CDS encoding MauE/DoxX family redox-associated membrane protein yields the protein MDQQATPSTAKLYRMVMPGHLCPYGLKSKDLLEREGYEVEDHHLTTREDTDAFMEQHSVETTPQTFIDGERIGGYEALRVHFGNDNTEGDETSYRPVIAIFSVAFFLALGLSWASFGSIFTLRAAEWFIAISMCFLAVQKLQDVESFSTMFLNYDLLARRWVRYGYLYPFGEAFAGILMVTGALTWLSAPVALFIGTVGAISVFKAVYVDKRELKCACVGGDSNVPLGFISLTENLMMMLMGIWMPIKVFALGW from the coding sequence ATGGACCAGCAGGCAACTCCGAGCACGGCGAAGCTCTATCGCATGGTGATGCCGGGTCATCTCTGTCCCTATGGCCTGAAGTCGAAGGATCTTCTTGAAAGGGAGGGGTATGAGGTCGAGGACCACCATCTCACCACCCGGGAGGACACCGATGCCTTCATGGAACAGCACAGCGTCGAGACCACGCCACAGACTTTCATCGACGGTGAGCGGATCGGTGGTTACGAGGCTTTGCGAGTGCACTTCGGCAACGACAATACGGAAGGCGACGAAACCAGTTATCGGCCAGTCATTGCGATCTTCTCGGTCGCGTTTTTCTTAGCGCTCGGCCTCAGCTGGGCAAGCTTCGGTAGCATCTTCACGCTGCGCGCGGCGGAATGGTTCATCGCCATTTCCATGTGCTTTCTCGCCGTGCAGAAGCTGCAGGATGTCGAGAGCTTCTCTACAATGTTCCTGAATTACGATCTACTGGCTCGCCGTTGGGTCCGATACGGCTACCTCTATCCATTTGGGGAAGCTTTCGCTGGTATCCTTATGGTTACTGGCGCTCTCACTTGGCTGTCGGCGCCGGTTGCGCTGTTCATTGGAACGGTGGGAGCTATAAGCGTTTTTAAGGCGGTCTATGTCGATAAACGCGAGCTTAAATGTGCCTGTGTGGGCGGTGACAGCAATGTGCCACTGGGTTTCATCTCTCTGACTGAAAACCTGATGATGATGCTCATGGGCATCTGGATGCCAATTAAAGTGTTCGCGCTCGGATGGTAG
- a CDS encoding c-type cytochrome encodes MMAGGTSGTSATPEPPQSVDLAEGAEFYQEYCASCHGADLEGQAGWRSAGEDGILPAPPHDETGHTWHHPDSILFDYTKLGGKKTLAKQGVDFQSGMPGFGNELTDAQIWNILAFIKSTWPDRQREVQAARSEAEQQKRGD; translated from the coding sequence ATGATGGCGGGAGGGACATCCGGCACCTCCGCCACGCCGGAACCGCCGCAGTCTGTCGATCTCGCCGAGGGCGCAGAATTCTATCAGGAGTATTGCGCCTCTTGCCACGGCGCCGATCTCGAGGGACAGGCCGGATGGCGCTCGGCCGGAGAGGATGGCATCCTGCCCGCACCCCCGCATGACGAAACCGGTCACACCTGGCATCATCCTGATAGTATTCTGTTCGACTATACCAAGCTCGGCGGAAAGAAGACCCTCGCGAAGCAGGGTGTGGATTTCCAAAGCGGCATGCCCGGTTTTGGCAATGAGCTGACCGATGCGCAGATCTGGAACATCCTCGCCTTCATCAAATCCACATGGCCCGACCGTCAGCGGGAGGTCCAGGCCGCCCGCAGCGAAGCGGAACAGCAAAAAAGAGGAGACTGA
- the cueR gene encoding Cu(I)-responsive transcriptional regulator, with protein MNIGDVADLSGLPAKTIRYYEDIGLVKPLRSSNGYRTFRESDAHKLAFLGRARALGFTIEDCRNLLALYEDEKRASAEVKEIAKQHLERIDGKIAELKEMRATLAHLVEECAGDHRPDCPILADLAMKRRDEDDRRKST; from the coding sequence ATGAATATCGGAGATGTCGCCGACCTTTCCGGGCTGCCCGCCAAGACGATCCGCTATTACGAAGATATCGGACTGGTCAAGCCCTTGCGCAGTTCGAACGGTTATCGCACGTTCCGTGAAAGTGACGCGCACAAGCTGGCGTTTCTGGGACGCGCCCGTGCGCTCGGTTTCACAATTGAAGATTGCCGTAATCTTCTTGCGCTCTACGAAGACGAAAAACGTGCCAGCGCCGAGGTGAAGGAGATCGCCAAGCAACATCTTGAGCGAATCGACGGCAAGATCGCCGAGTTAAAGGAAATGCGAGCGACACTCGCGCATCTCGTCGAGGAGTGTGCCGGAGATCATCGCCCGGACTGCCCGATCCTGGCCGATCTGGCCATGAAACGGCGCGACGAGGACGACCGGCGCAAATCAACTTAG
- a CDS encoding ion channel, with protein sequence MVWAILLVVVLFGSSGLVHVRAMTLVMNRARGTPSTQSARLLFALYTLALAHIIEAGLYALGFSFGELIGIGGFEQENIDTFMDVFYFSLVNYSSLGLGDIYPTDHLRFLAGAEALNGFLLISCSASTIFLVVTRGKD encoded by the coding sequence GTGGTTTGGGCCATCCTTCTGGTTGTCGTTCTATTCGGGTCGAGCGGGCTGGTGCACGTCCGTGCGATGACCCTTGTGATGAACCGGGCGCGTGGGACGCCGTCCACACAGTCCGCACGTCTCCTTTTTGCTCTTTATACGCTTGCGCTTGCCCACATCATTGAAGCCGGACTTTATGCCCTCGGCTTCAGTTTCGGTGAACTCATCGGTATCGGCGGCTTTGAACAGGAGAACATCGACACGTTTATGGACGTTTTCTACTTTTCCCTGGTCAACTATTCGTCCCTCGGCCTCGGCGATATCTATCCCACGGACCATCTGCGTTTTCTGGCCGGTGCCGAGGCCCTGAATGGCTTTCTCCTAATTAGTTGCTCGGCCTCCACCATCTTTCTCGTGGTTACGAGAGGGAAGGACTAG
- a CDS encoding IS630 family transposase (programmed frameshift), whose amino-acid sequence MPAPLPKELRDRFLRLIEEGLSGREASRRLQVSAATGARWRRQIHASGAVHIARMGRPRGGGKLAPHVEFFRELVAQDPDITLFELRDALADAEGITVHHSAVASLLKRLGFTHKKSLVATERRRAKVRRRRDDWAAYRSPAITRMPDHVVFIDETAVKTNLTRLRGWAPQGERLTMDAPFGNWGTQTLIAGLTSDALIAPWVIRGAMDGPAFAAYIREVLVKEIAPGTVVILDNLATHRNKEAAQALRDHGCWFLYLPPYSPDLNPIEQAFLKLKAHLRRIGARTFTELFEAIREICDLYDPEECWNYFKAAGYVSN is encoded by the exons ATGCCAGCACCGTTGCCAAAGGAACTCCGAGATCGTTTCTTGCGATTGATCGAAGAAGGGCTGTCAGGCAGGGAGGCGTCACGCCGTCTTCAGGTTTCTGCGGCAACTGGCGCACGCTGGAGGCGGCAAATACATGCCTCCGGCGCGGTCCACATTGCGCGGATGGGGCGTCCACGTGGCGGCGGAAAGTTGGCGCCCCATGTTGAGTTCTTCCGAGAGTTGGTGGCGCAAGACCCTGACATAACCCTGTTCGAGCTGCGCGATGCGCTTGCCGATGCCGAGGGGATCACGGTTCATCATTCAGCCGTTGCCAGTTTGCTGAAGCGCCTTGGCTTCACGCAC AAAAAGTCGCTGGTGGCCACCGAACGCCGCCGCGCCAAGGTAAGACGCCGGCGCGACGACTGGGCCGCCTATCGTTCTCCGGCCATCACCCGTATGCCAGACCACGTGGTTTTCATTGACGAAACAGCGGTGAAGACGAACCTCACCCGGCTCCGAGGCTGGGCACCCCAAGGGGAACGCCTGACCATGGACGCGCCTTTTGGAAATTGGGGAACACAAACATTGATCGCGGGGCTGACCAGCGACGCGCTGATCGCGCCATGGGTCATCAGGGGCGCAATGGACGGTCCGGCCTTCGCTGCCTACATCCGAGAAGTCCTCGTCAAGGAAATCGCACCCGGCACCGTGGTCATCCTCGACAACCTGGCCACACATCGCAACAAAGAGGCGGCACAAGCCCTGCGCGACCATGGCTGCTGGTTTCTATACCTGCCGCCATACTCGCCCGACTTGAATCCCATAGAACAAGCCTTCTTGAAACTGAAAGCCCACTTGCGACGGATCGGAGCAAGAACCTTCACCGAACTCTTCGAGGCGATCCGAGAAATCTGCGATCTCTACGACCCAGAAGAGTGCTGGAACTACTTCAAGGCCGCCGGATATGTCTCAAACTAA
- a CDS encoding heavy metal translocating P-type ATPase — protein MPGSRDLRFSVQNMSCASCVGRVERALLALPGVDEVNVNLAAETAQARINSDARIPEVIGALEHAGYPARTQTARLNVSSMSCASCVGRVDKALAAVAGVSGVNVNLASETATVTYVEGATDPVELLKAAEAAGYSAELADDGTAEDRGARKEGEARALARRTAFAAALALPVFLLEMGAHLVPGMHEMIGRTIGHQASWMIQFVLTTIVLFWPGLQFYTKGFPALVKGAPDMNSLVAVGTGAAYVYSITALFAPSVLPEAARAVYFEAAAVIVVLILLGRWMEARAKGRTGAAIQKLLGLQARTARVLVDGEAQDVAIERIRVGDTLVVRPGERIAVDGEVTQGRAHVDESMITGEPVPVVKAEGDPVTGGTVNGTGSFRFRATRVGADTTLAQIIRMVEQAQGAKLPIQGMVDRITLWFVPAVMALAALAVLVWLLLGPSPALSYALVAGVSVLIIACPCAMGLATPTSIMVGTGRAAEMGVLFRKGDALQQLTGVDMVALDKTGTVTEGRPELTDLVLADGFERAEVLALVAAVEAQSEHPIAEAIMRAAQAEGAARRDVESCDSITGYGVRAKVAGHDVLVGADRLMTREELSIEALADTERRLAEQGRTALFAAVDGKVAAVIGVADPVKPASAAAIEALHGLGLKVAMITGDKRETAEAIAREIDIDHVIAGVLPDGKVAALDELRQGGQQIAFVGDGINDAPALAHADVGIAIGTGTDVAIESADVVLMSGDLRGVVNALNVSGRTMRNIRQNLFWAFGYNVALIPVAAGVLYPAFGLLLSPVLAAGAMALSSVFVLTNALRLRRIRPAMDEASSLKSEGANSLSPAPVAAQ, from the coding sequence ATGCCGGGCTCAAGAGATTTGCGTTTTTCTGTTCAAAACATGTCTTGCGCGTCCTGCGTCGGTCGGGTCGAGCGTGCGCTTTTAGCATTACCCGGGGTCGACGAGGTGAACGTGAACCTCGCCGCCGAAACGGCGCAGGCCCGGATCAACTCGGATGCCCGGATCCCCGAGGTGATCGGGGCGCTGGAGCATGCCGGCTATCCCGCCCGAACGCAAACGGCGCGCCTGAACGTCTCTTCCATGTCCTGCGCCTCCTGCGTTGGTCGCGTCGACAAGGCGCTCGCGGCAGTGGCAGGGGTGAGCGGGGTCAATGTCAACCTCGCGTCAGAAACCGCGACCGTCACCTATGTCGAGGGCGCGACCGACCCGGTCGAACTTCTGAAGGCCGCCGAGGCGGCGGGCTATTCGGCCGAATTGGCCGACGACGGCACTGCGGAGGATCGCGGCGCGCGCAAGGAAGGCGAGGCCCGTGCGCTCGCCCGCCGGACCGCTTTCGCAGCGGCGCTGGCCTTGCCCGTGTTCCTGCTTGAGATGGGGGCGCATCTCGTGCCGGGCATGCACGAGATGATCGGCCGCACGATCGGCCATCAGGCCAGCTGGATGATCCAGTTCGTGCTGACGACCATCGTGCTTTTCTGGCCCGGTCTCCAATTTTACACCAAGGGGTTCCCCGCTCTGGTGAAAGGCGCGCCCGACATGAACAGCCTTGTCGCGGTGGGGACCGGGGCCGCGTATGTCTATTCTATCACCGCGCTTTTCGCGCCGTCCGTGCTGCCCGAGGCGGCTCGCGCCGTTTACTTCGAGGCTGCTGCGGTCATTGTGGTGCTGATCCTGCTGGGCCGCTGGATGGAAGCGCGCGCCAAGGGGCGTACAGGGGCCGCGATCCAGAAGCTGTTGGGCCTTCAGGCCCGCACGGCGCGGGTTCTGGTGGACGGCGAGGCGCAGGACGTGGCCATTGAGCGCATCCGCGTGGGCGACACCCTCGTCGTGCGGCCGGGTGAGCGCATCGCGGTGGATGGCGAAGTGACGCAAGGCCGCGCGCATGTCGACGAGAGCATGATCACCGGTGAGCCGGTCCCCGTGGTCAAGGCTGAGGGCGATCCGGTGACCGGCGGCACCGTCAACGGTACGGGCAGTTTCCGGTTCCGCGCGACCCGCGTGGGGGCGGACACAACGCTGGCGCAGATCATCCGCATGGTCGAGCAAGCCCAGGGCGCCAAGCTGCCGATCCAGGGCATGGTGGACCGGATCACGCTCTGGTTCGTGCCGGCGGTCATGGCTTTGGCGGCCTTGGCTGTGCTGGTCTGGCTGCTGTTGGGGCCGTCGCCTGCGCTGTCTTACGCTCTGGTGGCGGGCGTGTCGGTGCTGATCATCGCCTGCCCCTGCGCGATGGGGCTGGCCACGCCCACTTCGATCATGGTCGGCACCGGGCGCGCCGCAGAAATGGGCGTGCTCTTCCGCAAGGGCGACGCTTTGCAACAGCTGACTGGCGTGGACATGGTCGCGCTCGACAAGACCGGCACCGTGACCGAGGGCCGCCCCGAACTAACCGACCTCGTTCTGGCCGACGGATTTGAGCGGGCCGAGGTTCTGGCGCTAGTCGCGGCTGTCGAGGCGCAGTCCGAACATCCCATTGCCGAGGCGATCATGCGCGCGGCTCAGGCCGAGGGCGCGGCACGGCGTGACGTCGAAAGCTGCGACTCGATCACCGGCTACGGCGTGCGCGCCAAGGTCGCGGGGCACGACGTGCTTGTCGGCGCGGATCGCCTGATGACCCGCGAGGAACTGAGCATCGAGGCGCTGGCCGATACCGAGCGCCGGCTCGCGGAGCAGGGCCGGACGGCCCTTTTCGCGGCCGTGGATGGAAAGGTCGCGGCGGTCATCGGCGTGGCCGACCCGGTGAAGCCCGCCAGCGCCGCCGCCATCGAGGCGCTGCATGGTCTCGGGCTGAAGGTCGCGATGATCACCGGCGACAAGCGCGAAACGGCCGAGGCCATCGCGCGGGAGATCGACATCGACCACGTGATCGCGGGCGTCCTGCCCGATGGCAAGGTGGCGGCGCTGGATGAACTGCGGCAAGGCGGCCAACAGATCGCCTTCGTTGGGGACGGCATCAACGACGCGCCCGCGCTGGCGCATGCGGATGTAGGCATCGCCATTGGCACCGGCACCGATGTTGCCATCGAATCTGCCGATGTCGTGCTGATGTCGGGTGATTTGCGCGGCGTAGTGAACGCGCTCAATGTGTCCGGGCGGACCATGCGCAACATCCGCCAGAACCTGTTCTGGGCCTTCGGCTACAATGTCGCGCTGATCCCGGTGGCGGCAGGTGTGCTCTACCCGGCCTTCGGGCTTTTGCTGTCGCCGGTGCTGGCCGCCGGGGCAATGGCGCTGAGCTCGGTCTTCGTACTGACGAACGCGCTGCGCTTGCGCCGGATCCGCCCGGCCATGGATGAAGCCAGCAGCTTGAAATCTGAAGGGGCGAATTCTCTTTCCCCTGCCCCTGTCGCCGCTCAATAA
- a CDS encoding DsbA family protein produces the protein MKSLRLAVLAISILLPLSAFAQELSEERVKELALEAILENPQIIMEAVQLLEQQEATAQAEATTDVLKEQRQLLEQDPNAPVLGNPDGDVTVVEFFDYNCPYCRRAMSEVEGLIEADLNVRFVFREWPILGDGSVFAAKAALAARNQNKYEEFHWALMGMAERAQEASVLRIAEEIGLDVDQLRSDMEAPEVQAHIDESMRLAQALGFNGTPSFVIGDNLVPGLIEQDQLEALVDEARERE, from the coding sequence ATGAAATCGCTTCGACTGGCAGTGCTCGCCATTAGCATCCTGTTGCCGCTTTCCGCGTTCGCACAGGAGCTGAGCGAGGAACGCGTCAAGGAACTGGCCTTGGAAGCGATTCTGGAAAACCCCCAGATCATCATGGAAGCGGTGCAGCTTCTCGAACAGCAGGAAGCGACCGCGCAGGCAGAGGCCACGACCGACGTGCTCAAGGAACAACGCCAGCTCTTGGAACAGGATCCGAACGCACCGGTGCTGGGCAATCCTGACGGGGACGTCACTGTTGTGGAGTTTTTCGACTACAACTGTCCCTATTGCCGCAGGGCCATGTCGGAGGTTGAAGGTTTGATCGAGGCGGACCTGAATGTGCGGTTCGTCTTTCGCGAATGGCCGATACTCGGCGACGGGTCGGTCTTTGCGGCGAAGGCGGCCTTGGCGGCACGCAATCAGAACAAGTATGAGGAATTCCACTGGGCGTTGATGGGCATGGCGGAACGTGCGCAAGAGGCGTCTGTCCTGCGGATCGCCGAAGAAATCGGCCTTGACGTGGACCAGCTGCGTTCGGACATGGAGGCGCCGGAAGTCCAGGCGCACATCGACGAATCGATGCGGCTGGCGCAGGCGTTGGGTTTCAACGGCACACCGTCCTTCGTGATCGGCGACAACCTGGTTCCCGGTTTGATCGAACAAGACCAACTGGAAGCCTTGGTCGATGAGGCCCGCGAAAGGGAATGA
- a CDS encoding multicopper oxidase family protein, translating to MPTRRDFLMQGAAITAALALPKRLYAATSEFQSLDARTASVQLAPEGYPKTEIWGYGGAMPGPQMRLQQGARLQRRFMNALPQASTVHWHGVRIDNAMDGVAGLTQPAVEPGQSFDYDFIAPDAGTYWYHAHNRSTEQVARGLYGALIVEESEPPDLDREEVLILDDWLLDPEMAQIVPDFTSRHDRGHAGRRGNFIATNGRHDLSLEVRQHERLRLRLVNAANARIFVLSLHGMEGWTVALDGMPLPRPEPLAEALILGPGQRADLIVDVTAAPEETAHLVRLDDQEAASQVAFTVTGKASTTLPGCTGRAATQSGDGGDRPR from the coding sequence ATGCCGACGCGACGCGATTTTCTCATGCAGGGGGCGGCTATCACCGCGGCGCTTGCCCTTCCAAAGCGGCTTTATGCCGCAACGTCAGAGTTTCAATCCCTGGACGCCCGCACGGCCAGCGTTCAATTGGCGCCGGAAGGCTATCCCAAGACCGAAATCTGGGGCTATGGCGGCGCGATGCCCGGCCCTCAAATGCGTCTTCAGCAGGGTGCGCGGCTGCAACGCCGCTTCATGAACGCACTGCCCCAGGCAAGCACGGTGCATTGGCACGGGGTTCGCATAGACAATGCGATGGATGGTGTTGCCGGGCTGACCCAGCCCGCGGTCGAGCCGGGGCAGAGCTTTGATTATGATTTCATCGCGCCGGATGCCGGAACCTACTGGTATCACGCTCATAACCGCTCGACCGAACAGGTGGCGCGCGGGCTCTATGGCGCGTTGATCGTCGAGGAATCCGAGCCGCCGGACCTGGATCGGGAAGAGGTACTGATCCTTGATGACTGGCTGCTCGACCCCGAAATGGCGCAGATCGTCCCGGACTTCACCTCGCGCCATGACCGCGGCCATGCCGGGCGGCGCGGCAATTTCATCGCCACCAACGGCCGGCACGACCTTTCCCTGGAGGTGCGCCAACACGAACGTCTGCGCCTGCGCCTCGTCAACGCGGCCAACGCCAGGATTTTCGTGCTGTCGCTTCATGGCATGGAGGGCTGGACGGTTGCACTGGACGGCATGCCACTGCCCCGGCCCGAGCCGCTCGCTGAGGCGCTGATCCTCGGCCCCGGTCAGCGGGCCGATCTGATCGTCGACGTGACCGCCGCGCCCGAGGAAACCGCCCATCTCGTTCGCCTCGACGATCAGGAGGCGGCCTCGCAGGTGGCTTTCACCGTGACTGGAAAGGCCTCGACCACGCTCCCGGGATGCACCGGACGCGCTGCGACCCAATCCGGGGATGGAGGTGATCGGCCTCGATGA
- a CDS encoding IS3 family transposase (programmed frameshift) produces MCHKGETSWHKKPTPEFRAEAVGIALTSGLPRKQVAADFGVGFSTLSRWIQKDRRNPEKPTVQSDLEREITELRKENRMLREEREVLKKGHGVLCGEKQMRFAFVEEHRNDIPVNRLCEIMDVSPRGYRAWLSRPASRQQRTDMVLLAHIREQFRLSLGSYGRPRMTEELKELGFDVGHRRIGRLMRQNRITVKRNKKFKATTDSNHSFNITPNLLNRDFYADRPNQKWAGDISYVWTQEGWLYLAVILDLHSRRVIGRAVSSRMKRDLAIRALNMAIAMRRPHKGCIHHTDRGCQYCSHDYQKILRQDGFKASMSGTGNCYDNAAVETFFKTIKAELLWQRSWRTRRDAEMAIFEYINGFYNPPRRHSALGWKSPLAFEAKAA; encoded by the exons ATTTGCCACAAAGGAGAGACATCATGGCACAAAAAACCAACCCCGGAATTCCGCGCCGAGGCAGTGGGGATAGCTTTGACCAGCGGACTGCCGCGTAAACAAGTGGCCGCCGATTTTGGCGTAGGCTTCTCCACGTTGAGCCGCTGGATTCAGAAGGATCGGCGCAATCCAGAGAAACCAACGGTCCAGTCTGATCTCGAACGCGAGATCACGGAGCTGCGGAAAGAGAACCGCATGCTCCGGGAGGAGAGGGAGGTGTTAAAAAAGG GCCACGGTGTTCTTTGCGGAGAGAAGCAAATGAGGTTTGCCTTCGTTGAAGAACACCGAAACGACATCCCGGTGAACCGCTTGTGTGAGATTATGGACGTCAGCCCGCGAGGCTACCGCGCCTGGCTGTCCCGCCCTGCCAGTCGGCAGCAACGCACCGACATGGTGTTGCTCGCCCACATCCGCGAACAGTTCCGCTTGTCTCTGGGCAGCTACGGCAGGCCCCGCATGACCGAAGAGCTGAAGGAGCTGGGGTTTGATGTCGGGCATCGCCGCATTGGCCGTTTGATGCGACAGAACCGCATTACGGTGAAGAGGAACAAGAAGTTCAAGGCTACGACCGACAGCAATCACAGCTTCAACATCACGCCGAACCTGCTGAACCGGGACTTCTATGCGGATCGCCCCAACCAGAAATGGGCGGGCGACATCAGCTATGTCTGGACGCAGGAGGGGTGGCTCTATCTGGCTGTCATCCTCGACCTGCATTCTCGACGTGTCATTGGTAGGGCCGTCAGCAGCCGGATGAAACGCGATCTGGCGATCCGGGCACTGAACATGGCGATTGCGATGCGGCGGCCACACAAGGGCTGCATCCACCATACGGATCGCGGCTGCCAATACTGCTCTCACGACTACCAGAAAATCCTGCGCCAGGACGGCTTCAAGGCATCTATGAGTGGGACCGGGAACTGCTACGACAACGCTGCCGTCGAAACCTTTTTCAAGACCATCAAGGCGGAACTGCTGTGGCAGCGGTCTTGGCGGACACGTCGCGATGCTGAGATGGCCATCTTCGAATACATCAACGGCTTCTACAATCCGCCTCGAAGGCACTCAGCATTGGGCTGGAAAAGCCCCTTGGCCTTCGAAGCAAAGGCTGCATAA
- a CDS encoding heavy-metal-associated domain-containing protein, giving the protein MRSFKVPDMSCGHCTATIEKAIKAIDPTSSVTCDTGTRQVEVDSVLNEHVLTEAIRNAGYGVTAASTT; this is encoded by the coding sequence ATGCGCAGCTTCAAGGTTCCGGATATGAGTTGCGGCCATTGCACCGCAACGATCGAAAAGGCGATCAAGGCGATAGACCCAACATCGTCCGTGACCTGCGATACGGGTACGCGGCAAGTCGAGGTTGATAGCGTGCTGAACGAGCACGTCCTGACGGAGGCGATCCGAAATGCCGGTTACGGTGTCACGGCTGCTTCGACGACCTGA